In Scophthalmus maximus strain ysfricsl-2021 chromosome 5, ASM2237912v1, whole genome shotgun sequence, a single window of DNA contains:
- the phactr4a gene encoding phosphatase and actin regulator 4A isoform X3, whose protein sequence is MENPDDEVDLQHGTKDGEEANSGGGTPPTKRKGKFSKMGRIFKPWKWRKKKPSEKFAETSITLERKISVRKSRQELIARGLLKDIPENESNNVIHSKAPPVKNGHPVPMDVDRVSEAGARVSRGESDMKVNPLRLVQGEERRGRVASDASRTNRAPLDVDSHARLAVEADRRSRLPSDVDKKGGSLPRGPPQDDRYRREERRDGRDEREDRGRKDREDVERKDRDIRDRPEWRDDRERRDERRGGDERERRDRDERERKDRDERERRDRDEKERRDRDEKERRDRDEKERRDRDERERRDRDEKERREREEKERRDRDERERRDHRDRRDDRDRRPEREKRENRDERKDDREDKERKDARAERDERERKDDRDRREDRERREDRWDEWAKRNERERRDEREKRGEKERREKLDDLRPLLRPVSELSLRPSLQKSSSEENKKTRPASESDRRSTLPRNSPTTEFRDRSESAVVRSTPDPHPMQDSQQEPAPPKHALLPPRSLTAPSTESGRSPTPSSSSSSSSSSTSSSSSSAPVAVAKPPRTVSLIADDPPRPSSADTDTPPPVPPHAKQPPAPPPKPTNRNSNPALLASSLNRGSKARQPCYWTSWRRQSELGLYLSLPAYVRHGAAGNSSAELSQPGIGVIVVPAPAKRSPPTPPKRMTPVTKRHSVDPSPPGQVPESAAADPSAAPALSHPAVLKGDNSEDKTAVPQTATDPLPPPPSHIPPSPPRDHAIQPPSSNPSVPLPSIEADPPSPTTEPPSQLPSIPLHILIQRALASPGPAQANPDGSQRAHSLLFESPPDFLTEVGGNSRNSLPITIEPLRLPDDDDFDMEEEIRKLQPHRPPRQPELEPRSRRGLIGDHRVSVIPEVRGPGDSEEESDSDGPILYREDDDDDDDDDDDDEGPPSGLASRVKRKDTLALKLEREEREERDTQENHDGMSWHNKEQWLALKNKIGTTLTRRLSQRPSADELEQRNILQAKNESDRRLERCEIKRRLTRKLSQRPTVAELQARKILRFHEYVESTHAHDYDRRADKPWTKLTPADKAAIRKELNEFKSSEMEVHKESRIYTRFHRP, encoded by the exons ATGGAAAATCCTG ACGATGAAGTCGACCTGCAACACGGAACAAAGGACGGTGAAGAAGCCAACTCTGGTGGGGGAACGCCTCCGACCAAACGCAAAGGCAAGTTCTCCAAGATGGGGAGGATCTTCAAGCCCTGgaaatggaggaagaagaagccaAGCGAGAAGTTTGCTGAAACGTCTATAA CTTTGGAAAGAAAGATTTCTGTTCGAAAAAGTCGCCAAGAGCTGATTGCGAGAGGTCTTCTAAAGGATATCCCAGAGAATG AGAGCAATAATGTGATCCACTCCAAAGCTCCACCAGTGAAAAATGGGCACCCGGTGCCAATGGACGTGGACAGGGTGTCGGAAGCTGGCGCTCGAGTGTCTCGAGGGGAGTCTGACATGAAGGTGAATCCCCTCAGGCTCGTCCAGGGAGAGGAGCGTCGAGGCAGAGTGGCGTCTGATGCCTCCAGAACTAACCGCGCACCTCTGGATGTGGACTCTCACGCCCGGCTGGCAGTGGAAGCAGACAGGCGAAGCCGTCTGCCATCAGATGTTGATAAGAAAGGGGGATCTCTACCCCGAGGGCCTCCTCAAGATGATAGATACCGTCGAGAAGAAAGGAGGGAcggaagagatgagagggaagacagaggaaggaaggacaggGAAGACGTGGAGAGAAAGGACAGAGACATCAGAGATAGGCCAGAATGGAGGGATGACCGTGAGAGGAGAGACGAAAGGAGAGGTGGTGACGAGAGGGAACGAAGAGATCGGGATGAGAGGGAAAGGAAGGATAGGGAtgagagggaaaggagggaTAGGgatgagaaggaaaggagggatagggatgagaaggaaaggagggatagggatgagaaggaaaggagggatcgggatgagagggaaaggagggaTAGGGatgagaaggaaaggagagaacgCGAAGAGAAGGAACGGAGAGATCGtgatgagagagaaaggagagaccACCGAGACAGGAGAGATGATCGGGATCGGCGGcctgagagggaaaagagagagaaccgggatgagagaaaagatgacagagaggacaaggagaggaaagatgCACGGGCAGAACGAGACGAGCGAGAGAGGAAAGACGACCGAGACAGGcgggaagacagagagaggagagaggacaggtgGGATGAATGGGCCAAAAGAAACGAAAGAGAGCGTCGAGATGAgcgggagaagaggggggagaaggagaggagagaaaagctgGACGACCTGCGGCCTTTACTCCGGCCCGTCTCGGAGTTGAGCCTGCGGCCTTCTCTACAGAAGAGCTCgtcagaggaaaacaagaaGACTCGTCCTGCCTCGGAGTCCGACCGGAGGAGTACGCTGCCCAGAAACTCACCAACCACAGAGTTCAGAGATCGCTCAG AGTCCGCTGTTGTCCGCTCCACCCCTGACCCTCATCCGATGCAAGACTCCCAGCAGGAACCTGCCCCACCCAAACACGCTCTGCTTCCCCCCAGATCCCTCACCGCTCCCTCCACGGAGTCCGGCAGGAGTccgaccccctcctcctcctcttcatcctcctcctcctctacctcgtcctcctcctcctccgctcccgTGGCCGTGGCCAAGCCGCCGAGGACCGTCTCTCTGATAGCCGACGATCCACCCCGACCCTCCTCGGCTGACACTGACACGCCTCCCCCTGTCCCTCCCCATGCCAAGCAGCCTCCCGCCCCACCACCCAAACCCACCAACCGCAACAGCAACCCCGCACTGCTGG CTTCCTCATTGAACAGGGGCTCTAAGGCCAGGCAGCCTTGTTACTGGACCAGCTGGAGGCGTCAGAGTGAGCTCGGCCTCTACCTCTCCCTTCCTGCGTACGTGCGGCATGGGGCTGCAGGGAACTCCTCAG CGGAGCTTTCACAGCCTGGAATCGGTGTCATTGTCGTCCCAGCACCCGCCAAGCGCTCTCCGCCAACCCCACCCAAGAGGATGACCCCTGTCACCAAGCGCCATTCTGTGGATCCTTCCCCTCCCGGACAGGTCCcagagtctgctgctgctgacccgTCTGCTGCCCCTGCACTTTCGCACCCTGCTGTCCTTAAAGGAGATAACAGTGAGGATAAAACAGCAGTACCTCAGACTGCCACTGACCCTCTGCCTCCGCCGCCGTCCCACATacctccatcacctcccagGGATCATGCGATCCAGCCGCCCAGCTCCAACCCCTCTGTTCCGTTGCCCTCCATAGAAGCGGATCCCCCCAGCCCGACCACCGAGCCTCCCAGCCAGCTGCCATCCATCCCCCTACACATCCTCATCCAGAGAGCCCTGGCCAGCCCTGGCCCTGCTCAGGCCAACCCAGACGGTTCTCAGAGGGCCCACTCACTTCTGTTTGAGTCCCCTCCAGACTTCCTTACCGAGGTCGGGGGTAACTCGAGGAATTCTCTCCCCATCACGATTGAACCTCTCAGGCT GCCCGATGACGATGACTtcgacatggaggaggagattcGGAAGCTCCAGCCCCACAGGCCTCCCCGCCAGCCGGAACTGGAGCCCCGCAGCCGGAGGGGTTTGATCGGAGACCACAGAGTGAGCGTCATCCCTGAGGTCAGAGGCCCCGGGGACAGCGAGGAGGAGTCTGACTCCGACGGCCCCATCCTGTACagagaagacgacgacgacgatgatgatgatgatgacgacgatgaggGCCCTCCAA GTGGGTTGGCGAGCCGCGTAAAGAGGAAGGACACGCTGGCTCTGaagctggagagggaggagagagaggagagggacactCAGGAGAACCACGACGGCATGAGTTGGCACAACAAGGAGCAGTGGTTGGCACTGAAGAACAAGATCGGCACCACGCTGACACG GCGGCTGAGTCAGAGACCGAGCGCAGATGAGCTGGAGCAGAGGAACATTCTTCAAG CCAAGAACGAATCAGACCGACGATTAGAAAGATGCGAGATCAAACGGCGGCTCACCAGAAAG CTGTCCCAGAGACCCACGGTGGCCGAACTCCAGGCGAGGAAGATCCTGCGTTTCCACGAGTACGTTGAGTCAACGCACGCCCACGACTACGACCGGCGAGCGGATAAGCCGTGGACCAAGCTCACTCCTGCTGACAAG GCTGCCATCCGCAAGGAGCTGAACGAATTCAAGAGTTCGGAGATGGAGGTTCACAAGGAAAGCAGGATCTATACCCG gTTCCATCGGCCTTAG
- the phactr4a gene encoding phosphatase and actin regulator 4A isoform X1, with translation MGHSASSETVAQQPAQHNTDDEVDLQHGTKDGEEANSGGGTPPTKRKGKFSKMGRIFKPWKWRKKKPSEKFAETSITLERKISVRKSRQELIARGLLKDIPENESNNVIHSKAPPVKNGHPVPMDVDRVSEAGARVSRGESDMKVNPLRLVQGEERRGRVASDASRTNRAPLDVDSHARLAVEADRRSRLPSDVDKKGGSLPRGPPQDDRYRREERRDGRDEREDRGRKDREDVERKDRDIRDRPEWRDDRERRDERRGGDERERRDRDERERKDRDERERRDRDEKERRDRDEKERRDRDEKERRDRDERERRDRDEKERREREEKERRDRDERERRDHRDRRDDRDRRPEREKRENRDERKDDREDKERKDARAERDERERKDDRDRREDRERREDRWDEWAKRNERERRDEREKRGEKERREKLDDLRPLLRPVSELSLRPSLQKSSSEENKKTRPASESDRRSTLPRNSPTTEFRDRSESAVVRSTPDPHPMQDSQQEPAPPKHALLPPRSLTAPSTESGRSPTPSSSSSSSSSSTSSSSSSAPVAVAKPPRTVSLIADDPPRPSSADTDTPPPVPPHAKQPPAPPPKPTNRNSNPALLASSLNRGSKARQPCYWTSWRRQSELGLYLSLPAYVRHGAAGNSSAELSQPGIGVIVVPAPAKRSPPTPPKRMTPVTKRHSVDPSPPGQVPESAAADPSAAPALSHPAVLKGDNSEDKTAVPQTATDPLPPPPSHIPPSPPRDHAIQPPSSNPSVPLPSIEADPPSPTTEPPSQLPSIPLHILIQRALASPGPAQANPDGSQRAHSLLFESPPDFLTEVGGNSRNSLPITIEPLRLPDDDDFDMEEEIRKLQPHRPPRQPELEPRSRRGLIGDHRVSVIPEVRGPGDSEEESDSDGPILYREDDDDDDDDDDDDEGPPSGLASRVKRKDTLALKLEREEREERDTQENHDGMSWHNKEQWLALKNKIGTTLTRRLSQRPSADELEQRNILQAKNESDRRLERCEIKRRLTRKLSQRPTVAELQARKILRFHEYVESTHAHDYDRRADKPWTKLTPADKAAIRKELNEFKSSEMEVHKESRIYTRFHRP, from the exons ATGGGACACAGTGCTAGCAGTGAGACAGTGGCCCAGCAACCAGCCCAGCACAACACTG ACGATGAAGTCGACCTGCAACACGGAACAAAGGACGGTGAAGAAGCCAACTCTGGTGGGGGAACGCCTCCGACCAAACGCAAAGGCAAGTTCTCCAAGATGGGGAGGATCTTCAAGCCCTGgaaatggaggaagaagaagccaAGCGAGAAGTTTGCTGAAACGTCTATAA CTTTGGAAAGAAAGATTTCTGTTCGAAAAAGTCGCCAAGAGCTGATTGCGAGAGGTCTTCTAAAGGATATCCCAGAGAATG AGAGCAATAATGTGATCCACTCCAAAGCTCCACCAGTGAAAAATGGGCACCCGGTGCCAATGGACGTGGACAGGGTGTCGGAAGCTGGCGCTCGAGTGTCTCGAGGGGAGTCTGACATGAAGGTGAATCCCCTCAGGCTCGTCCAGGGAGAGGAGCGTCGAGGCAGAGTGGCGTCTGATGCCTCCAGAACTAACCGCGCACCTCTGGATGTGGACTCTCACGCCCGGCTGGCAGTGGAAGCAGACAGGCGAAGCCGTCTGCCATCAGATGTTGATAAGAAAGGGGGATCTCTACCCCGAGGGCCTCCTCAAGATGATAGATACCGTCGAGAAGAAAGGAGGGAcggaagagatgagagggaagacagaggaaggaaggacaggGAAGACGTGGAGAGAAAGGACAGAGACATCAGAGATAGGCCAGAATGGAGGGATGACCGTGAGAGGAGAGACGAAAGGAGAGGTGGTGACGAGAGGGAACGAAGAGATCGGGATGAGAGGGAAAGGAAGGATAGGGAtgagagggaaaggagggaTAGGgatgagaaggaaaggagggatagggatgagaaggaaaggagggatagggatgagaaggaaaggagggatcgggatgagagggaaaggagggaTAGGGatgagaaggaaaggagagaacgCGAAGAGAAGGAACGGAGAGATCGtgatgagagagaaaggagagaccACCGAGACAGGAGAGATGATCGGGATCGGCGGcctgagagggaaaagagagagaaccgggatgagagaaaagatgacagagaggacaaggagaggaaagatgCACGGGCAGAACGAGACGAGCGAGAGAGGAAAGACGACCGAGACAGGcgggaagacagagagaggagagaggacaggtgGGATGAATGGGCCAAAAGAAACGAAAGAGAGCGTCGAGATGAgcgggagaagaggggggagaaggagaggagagaaaagctgGACGACCTGCGGCCTTTACTCCGGCCCGTCTCGGAGTTGAGCCTGCGGCCTTCTCTACAGAAGAGCTCgtcagaggaaaacaagaaGACTCGTCCTGCCTCGGAGTCCGACCGGAGGAGTACGCTGCCCAGAAACTCACCAACCACAGAGTTCAGAGATCGCTCAG AGTCCGCTGTTGTCCGCTCCACCCCTGACCCTCATCCGATGCAAGACTCCCAGCAGGAACCTGCCCCACCCAAACACGCTCTGCTTCCCCCCAGATCCCTCACCGCTCCCTCCACGGAGTCCGGCAGGAGTccgaccccctcctcctcctcttcatcctcctcctcctctacctcgtcctcctcctcctccgctcccgTGGCCGTGGCCAAGCCGCCGAGGACCGTCTCTCTGATAGCCGACGATCCACCCCGACCCTCCTCGGCTGACACTGACACGCCTCCCCCTGTCCCTCCCCATGCCAAGCAGCCTCCCGCCCCACCACCCAAACCCACCAACCGCAACAGCAACCCCGCACTGCTGG CTTCCTCATTGAACAGGGGCTCTAAGGCCAGGCAGCCTTGTTACTGGACCAGCTGGAGGCGTCAGAGTGAGCTCGGCCTCTACCTCTCCCTTCCTGCGTACGTGCGGCATGGGGCTGCAGGGAACTCCTCAG CGGAGCTTTCACAGCCTGGAATCGGTGTCATTGTCGTCCCAGCACCCGCCAAGCGCTCTCCGCCAACCCCACCCAAGAGGATGACCCCTGTCACCAAGCGCCATTCTGTGGATCCTTCCCCTCCCGGACAGGTCCcagagtctgctgctgctgacccgTCTGCTGCCCCTGCACTTTCGCACCCTGCTGTCCTTAAAGGAGATAACAGTGAGGATAAAACAGCAGTACCTCAGACTGCCACTGACCCTCTGCCTCCGCCGCCGTCCCACATacctccatcacctcccagGGATCATGCGATCCAGCCGCCCAGCTCCAACCCCTCTGTTCCGTTGCCCTCCATAGAAGCGGATCCCCCCAGCCCGACCACCGAGCCTCCCAGCCAGCTGCCATCCATCCCCCTACACATCCTCATCCAGAGAGCCCTGGCCAGCCCTGGCCCTGCTCAGGCCAACCCAGACGGTTCTCAGAGGGCCCACTCACTTCTGTTTGAGTCCCCTCCAGACTTCCTTACCGAGGTCGGGGGTAACTCGAGGAATTCTCTCCCCATCACGATTGAACCTCTCAGGCT GCCCGATGACGATGACTtcgacatggaggaggagattcGGAAGCTCCAGCCCCACAGGCCTCCCCGCCAGCCGGAACTGGAGCCCCGCAGCCGGAGGGGTTTGATCGGAGACCACAGAGTGAGCGTCATCCCTGAGGTCAGAGGCCCCGGGGACAGCGAGGAGGAGTCTGACTCCGACGGCCCCATCCTGTACagagaagacgacgacgacgatgatgatgatgatgacgacgatgaggGCCCTCCAA GTGGGTTGGCGAGCCGCGTAAAGAGGAAGGACACGCTGGCTCTGaagctggagagggaggagagagaggagagggacactCAGGAGAACCACGACGGCATGAGTTGGCACAACAAGGAGCAGTGGTTGGCACTGAAGAACAAGATCGGCACCACGCTGACACG GCGGCTGAGTCAGAGACCGAGCGCAGATGAGCTGGAGCAGAGGAACATTCTTCAAG CCAAGAACGAATCAGACCGACGATTAGAAAGATGCGAGATCAAACGGCGGCTCACCAGAAAG CTGTCCCAGAGACCCACGGTGGCCGAACTCCAGGCGAGGAAGATCCTGCGTTTCCACGAGTACGTTGAGTCAACGCACGCCCACGACTACGACCGGCGAGCGGATAAGCCGTGGACCAAGCTCACTCCTGCTGACAAG GCTGCCATCCGCAAGGAGCTGAACGAATTCAAGAGTTCGGAGATGGAGGTTCACAAGGAAAGCAGGATCTATACCCG gTTCCATCGGCCTTAG
- the phactr4a gene encoding phosphatase and actin regulator 4A isoform X2, translating to MAVQSEYVYDEVDLQHGTKDGEEANSGGGTPPTKRKGKFSKMGRIFKPWKWRKKKPSEKFAETSITLERKISVRKSRQELIARGLLKDIPENESNNVIHSKAPPVKNGHPVPMDVDRVSEAGARVSRGESDMKVNPLRLVQGEERRGRVASDASRTNRAPLDVDSHARLAVEADRRSRLPSDVDKKGGSLPRGPPQDDRYRREERRDGRDEREDRGRKDREDVERKDRDIRDRPEWRDDRERRDERRGGDERERRDRDERERKDRDERERRDRDEKERRDRDEKERRDRDEKERRDRDERERRDRDEKERREREEKERRDRDERERRDHRDRRDDRDRRPEREKRENRDERKDDREDKERKDARAERDERERKDDRDRREDRERREDRWDEWAKRNERERRDEREKRGEKERREKLDDLRPLLRPVSELSLRPSLQKSSSEENKKTRPASESDRRSTLPRNSPTTEFRDRSESAVVRSTPDPHPMQDSQQEPAPPKHALLPPRSLTAPSTESGRSPTPSSSSSSSSSSTSSSSSSAPVAVAKPPRTVSLIADDPPRPSSADTDTPPPVPPHAKQPPAPPPKPTNRNSNPALLASSLNRGSKARQPCYWTSWRRQSELGLYLSLPAYVRHGAAGNSSAELSQPGIGVIVVPAPAKRSPPTPPKRMTPVTKRHSVDPSPPGQVPESAAADPSAAPALSHPAVLKGDNSEDKTAVPQTATDPLPPPPSHIPPSPPRDHAIQPPSSNPSVPLPSIEADPPSPTTEPPSQLPSIPLHILIQRALASPGPAQANPDGSQRAHSLLFESPPDFLTEVGGNSRNSLPITIEPLRLPDDDDFDMEEEIRKLQPHRPPRQPELEPRSRRGLIGDHRVSVIPEVRGPGDSEEESDSDGPILYREDDDDDDDDDDDDEGPPSGLASRVKRKDTLALKLEREEREERDTQENHDGMSWHNKEQWLALKNKIGTTLTRRLSQRPSADELEQRNILQAKNESDRRLERCEIKRRLTRKLSQRPTVAELQARKILRFHEYVESTHAHDYDRRADKPWTKLTPADKAAIRKELNEFKSSEMEVHKESRIYTRFHRP from the exons ATGGCTGTGCAGTCTGAATATGTCT ACGATGAAGTCGACCTGCAACACGGAACAAAGGACGGTGAAGAAGCCAACTCTGGTGGGGGAACGCCTCCGACCAAACGCAAAGGCAAGTTCTCCAAGATGGGGAGGATCTTCAAGCCCTGgaaatggaggaagaagaagccaAGCGAGAAGTTTGCTGAAACGTCTATAA CTTTGGAAAGAAAGATTTCTGTTCGAAAAAGTCGCCAAGAGCTGATTGCGAGAGGTCTTCTAAAGGATATCCCAGAGAATG AGAGCAATAATGTGATCCACTCCAAAGCTCCACCAGTGAAAAATGGGCACCCGGTGCCAATGGACGTGGACAGGGTGTCGGAAGCTGGCGCTCGAGTGTCTCGAGGGGAGTCTGACATGAAGGTGAATCCCCTCAGGCTCGTCCAGGGAGAGGAGCGTCGAGGCAGAGTGGCGTCTGATGCCTCCAGAACTAACCGCGCACCTCTGGATGTGGACTCTCACGCCCGGCTGGCAGTGGAAGCAGACAGGCGAAGCCGTCTGCCATCAGATGTTGATAAGAAAGGGGGATCTCTACCCCGAGGGCCTCCTCAAGATGATAGATACCGTCGAGAAGAAAGGAGGGAcggaagagatgagagggaagacagaggaaggaaggacaggGAAGACGTGGAGAGAAAGGACAGAGACATCAGAGATAGGCCAGAATGGAGGGATGACCGTGAGAGGAGAGACGAAAGGAGAGGTGGTGACGAGAGGGAACGAAGAGATCGGGATGAGAGGGAAAGGAAGGATAGGGAtgagagggaaaggagggaTAGGgatgagaaggaaaggagggatagggatgagaaggaaaggagggatagggatgagaaggaaaggagggatcgggatgagagggaaaggagggaTAGGGatgagaaggaaaggagagaacgCGAAGAGAAGGAACGGAGAGATCGtgatgagagagaaaggagagaccACCGAGACAGGAGAGATGATCGGGATCGGCGGcctgagagggaaaagagagagaaccgggatgagagaaaagatgacagagaggacaaggagaggaaagatgCACGGGCAGAACGAGACGAGCGAGAGAGGAAAGACGACCGAGACAGGcgggaagacagagagaggagagaggacaggtgGGATGAATGGGCCAAAAGAAACGAAAGAGAGCGTCGAGATGAgcgggagaagaggggggagaaggagaggagagaaaagctgGACGACCTGCGGCCTTTACTCCGGCCCGTCTCGGAGTTGAGCCTGCGGCCTTCTCTACAGAAGAGCTCgtcagaggaaaacaagaaGACTCGTCCTGCCTCGGAGTCCGACCGGAGGAGTACGCTGCCCAGAAACTCACCAACCACAGAGTTCAGAGATCGCTCAG AGTCCGCTGTTGTCCGCTCCACCCCTGACCCTCATCCGATGCAAGACTCCCAGCAGGAACCTGCCCCACCCAAACACGCTCTGCTTCCCCCCAGATCCCTCACCGCTCCCTCCACGGAGTCCGGCAGGAGTccgaccccctcctcctcctcttcatcctcctcctcctctacctcgtcctcctcctcctccgctcccgTGGCCGTGGCCAAGCCGCCGAGGACCGTCTCTCTGATAGCCGACGATCCACCCCGACCCTCCTCGGCTGACACTGACACGCCTCCCCCTGTCCCTCCCCATGCCAAGCAGCCTCCCGCCCCACCACCCAAACCCACCAACCGCAACAGCAACCCCGCACTGCTGG CTTCCTCATTGAACAGGGGCTCTAAGGCCAGGCAGCCTTGTTACTGGACCAGCTGGAGGCGTCAGAGTGAGCTCGGCCTCTACCTCTCCCTTCCTGCGTACGTGCGGCATGGGGCTGCAGGGAACTCCTCAG CGGAGCTTTCACAGCCTGGAATCGGTGTCATTGTCGTCCCAGCACCCGCCAAGCGCTCTCCGCCAACCCCACCCAAGAGGATGACCCCTGTCACCAAGCGCCATTCTGTGGATCCTTCCCCTCCCGGACAGGTCCcagagtctgctgctgctgacccgTCTGCTGCCCCTGCACTTTCGCACCCTGCTGTCCTTAAAGGAGATAACAGTGAGGATAAAACAGCAGTACCTCAGACTGCCACTGACCCTCTGCCTCCGCCGCCGTCCCACATacctccatcacctcccagGGATCATGCGATCCAGCCGCCCAGCTCCAACCCCTCTGTTCCGTTGCCCTCCATAGAAGCGGATCCCCCCAGCCCGACCACCGAGCCTCCCAGCCAGCTGCCATCCATCCCCCTACACATCCTCATCCAGAGAGCCCTGGCCAGCCCTGGCCCTGCTCAGGCCAACCCAGACGGTTCTCAGAGGGCCCACTCACTTCTGTTTGAGTCCCCTCCAGACTTCCTTACCGAGGTCGGGGGTAACTCGAGGAATTCTCTCCCCATCACGATTGAACCTCTCAGGCT GCCCGATGACGATGACTtcgacatggaggaggagattcGGAAGCTCCAGCCCCACAGGCCTCCCCGCCAGCCGGAACTGGAGCCCCGCAGCCGGAGGGGTTTGATCGGAGACCACAGAGTGAGCGTCATCCCTGAGGTCAGAGGCCCCGGGGACAGCGAGGAGGAGTCTGACTCCGACGGCCCCATCCTGTACagagaagacgacgacgacgatgatgatgatgatgacgacgatgaggGCCCTCCAA GTGGGTTGGCGAGCCGCGTAAAGAGGAAGGACACGCTGGCTCTGaagctggagagggaggagagagaggagagggacactCAGGAGAACCACGACGGCATGAGTTGGCACAACAAGGAGCAGTGGTTGGCACTGAAGAACAAGATCGGCACCACGCTGACACG GCGGCTGAGTCAGAGACCGAGCGCAGATGAGCTGGAGCAGAGGAACATTCTTCAAG CCAAGAACGAATCAGACCGACGATTAGAAAGATGCGAGATCAAACGGCGGCTCACCAGAAAG CTGTCCCAGAGACCCACGGTGGCCGAACTCCAGGCGAGGAAGATCCTGCGTTTCCACGAGTACGTTGAGTCAACGCACGCCCACGACTACGACCGGCGAGCGGATAAGCCGTGGACCAAGCTCACTCCTGCTGACAAG GCTGCCATCCGCAAGGAGCTGAACGAATTCAAGAGTTCGGAGATGGAGGTTCACAAGGAAAGCAGGATCTATACCCG gTTCCATCGGCCTTAG